One window from the genome of Epinephelus moara isolate mb chromosome 5, YSFRI_EMoa_1.0, whole genome shotgun sequence encodes:
- the LOC126389798 gene encoding nidogen-1-like isoform X2 — protein MSPRSRSWLWVWSCLLSLGVVTRALDLEELFEFGGEAGDEQLLPGSDSTAELALNGSLFFFGDTFDKVYINTNGFVSVVKPPAEEDYLGKMPASFKMIAVLLGDMDSDRQGKVHFRWDGSPEVLSRAAKIIKRAFPRDEGVEPSGITIVTWENMSARGTSGRGDGPDTKRNTFQLVLVTMASSSCAILLYPQGGLQFLSTSIGGESKVLETGFNEGMVAGWFSSSQGTYFRSTTDEETSIRELTEKTNSGQNGVWVYEIGSSPFFFAITPGLVTSLPEEENATEPPVTMLPGQPEEPQLVPEEKDEFPTETPNEYQPSYPEAETVTPGFIESETEEPDYPEYPESETVTPPYTNPERAQPRYPDPSEPRYPDQIKTGYPVSEPLQPRYTVPEPTEPRYSPVEPRYPDPAQPYSPVEPRYPDPAQPYSPVEPRYPDPAQPRYTNREPVQPVPPHSRPQQPQIVVVDEDLDVNVYAYNSETCAHNSHKCAAFADCRDYSKGYCCHCRPGYYGNGKDCVAEGKPQRMNGKVNGRVFVGNSPRPEELSNNDLHSYVVPNDGRAYVAISNISDGLGPSLLPLSSLGGIIGWAFALEQPGYKNGFSLIGGVFSRRAEVFFQPGDERLTITQQFKGIDEHDHLVVSTELEGRLPAIPLGSSVQINPYKEIYQYDRNLITSSSNREYTITSPNGEVQTRTYQWRQTVSFQSCPHDEASGATPSTQQLSVDQIFVMYDSTNHLIRYAMSNRIGSIHSGLPEQNPCFTGRHGCDNNAMCRPGEGLQFTCECSTGFTGDGRNCQDIDECRETPQICGYNAVCSNQPGTFRCECLTGFVFANDGRTCIEENHPVDHCRRGSHDCDVPERALCSYTGGSAYVCSCLPGFVGDGRVCRDVDECQQERCHRDAICSNTQGSYTCQCRPGFHGDGFQCIASEHEKTLCERHRESAQTSTSGSSLFSLFRPRPAIGQYVPQCDRHGAYEPTQCHTSIGQCWCVDANGQEIPNTRTGPGSTPLCINQAVTPTPVGPTPRPDVHPVAPGTHLLFAQSGKIERVPLDGYNIKKEEAKPLLHVPDRVVIAVAYDCVEKMVYWTDITGPAISKARLSGGDVIPVVTKDLQSPEGIAIDHVARLLFWTDSMRDTVEVSKLDGSQRRVLFDTDLINPRPIVTNPAYGRLYWADWNRDGPKIEMSNMDGTERTVLVKDDLGLPNGLTFDLEDQQLCWADAGTRKVECMDPHRRRRRQIVEGIQYPFALVSFGRNLYYTDWRREAVVAVDRHSDKETEEFLPQKRSRLYGITTTTTQCPQVYNYCSNNGGCSHLCLPRLGGFTCRCPDANDGQCVERNL, from the exons ATGAGTCCCCGGTCCCGGAGCTGGTTGTGGGTCTGGTCGTGCTTGCTGAGCCTGGGTGTCGTGACCCGGGCTCTGGACCTGGAGGAGCTGTTCGAGTTCGGAGGAGAAGCCGGAGATGAGCAGCTGCTGCCCGGCTCGGACTCCACCGCCGAGCTGGCTCTCAACGGATCTCTGTTCTTCTTCGGCGACACCTTCGACAAAGTTTAC ATCAATACGAATGGATTTGTGTCTGTTGTGAAGCCTCCGGCTGAGGAGGACTATCTGGGGAAGATGCCCGCCAGTTTCAAAATGATTGCAGTGTTGCTGGGAGACATGGACAGTGACAGACAGGGGAAGGTCCACTTCAGGTGGGATGGCAGCCCAGAGGTACTGAGTCGAGCCGCCAAGATCATCAAACGAGCTTTCCCCAGAGACGAAGGAGTGGAGCCCAGTGGCATCACCATCGTCACCTGGGAGAACATGAGCGCCCGGGGGACGTCTGGACGAGGGGATGGACCGGACACTAAG AGAAACACTTTCCAGCTGGTTTTGGTCACCATGGCGTCGTCCTCCTGCGCCATCCTCCTGTACCCCCAAGGCGGCCTGCAGTTTCTCTCCACATCAATAGGGGGCGAGAGTAAGGTCCTGGAGACCGGTTTCAATGAAGGCATGGTGGCCGGCTGGTTCAGCTCCTCACAGGGAACGTACTTCCGCAGCACCACTGATGAAGAGACCTCCATCAGGGAACTTACTGA GAAGACAAACTCAGGACAGAATGGTGTTTGGGTGTACGAGATCGGCTCCTCGCCATTCTTTTTCGCCATTACGCCAGGGCTGGTTACCAGTCTACCTGAGGAGGAGAATGCCACCGAACCTCCTGTGACCATGTTGCCAGGTCAACCTGAGGAACCCCAGCTGGTACCGGAAGAAAAGGACGAGTTCCCAACTGAGACTCCCAATGAGTACCAACCCAGTTACCCAGAAGCTGAGACCGTCACACCAGGGTTTATCGAATCGGAGACCGAAGAACCAGATTACCCAGAATACCCTGAATCTGAGACTGTCACGCCACCCTACACCAACCCTGAGAGGGCTCAACCGAGGTACCCAGACCCATCAGAGCCGAGATACCCTGACCAAATAAAGACAGGATACCCAGTCTCTGAGCCTTTGCAACCAAGATACACCGTCCCTGAACCCACTGAGCCTAGGTACTCTCCAGTCGAGCCAAGGTACCCTGATCCAGCCCAACCATACTCTCCAGTTGAGCCAAGGTACCCTGATCCAGCCCAACCATACTCTCCAGTCGAGCCAAG GTACCCTGATCCTGCCCAACCGCGGTACACCAACCGCGAACCAGTCCAACCAGTGCCGCCCCATTCCAGGCCCCAGCAACCACAAATCGTTGTGGTAGACGAAGATCTCGATGTGAATG TGTATGCGTACAATTCTGAGACGTGCGCCCACAACAGCCACAAATGCGCAGCTTTTGCTGACTGCCGGGATTACAGCAAGGGGTACTGCTGCCATTGCAGGCCTGGTTACTACGGTAACGGAAAGGACTGTGTTGCAGAAG GAAAACCACAGAGGATGAACGGAAAAGTGAACGGTCGAGTGTTCGTGGGGAACTCGCCCCGGCCTGAGGAGCTCAGTAACAACGACTTGCACTCGTATGTGGTACCCAATGATGGACGGGCCTACGTGGCCATCAGCAACATTTCTGACGGCCTGGGACCCTCCCTGCTGCCGCTGTCCTCCCTGGGGGGAATCATCGGCTGGGCCTTTGCCCTGGAGCAGCCCGGCTACAAGAACGGCTTCAGTCTCATCG GTGGCGTGTTTTCTCGGCGGGCCGAGGTGTTCTTCCAGCCTGGTGATGAGCGTCTGACCATCACGCAGCAGTTTAAAGGAATTGACGAACACGACCATCTGGTGGTTAGCACTGAACTGGAGGGACGTCTGCCCGCCATACCGCTGGGATCCTCTGTCCAGATCAACCCATACAAGGAGATCTACCAGTACGACAGAAACT TGATCACTTCCTCCTCCAACCGAGAGTACACCATCACCTCCCCTAATGGCGAAGTGCAGACCAGAACCTACCAGTGGCGTCAGACTGTCTCCTTCCAGAGCTGCCCGCATGATGAGGCCAGCGGGGCGACACCGTCCACCCAGCAGCTCAGCGTGGACCAGATCTTTGTGATGTACGATTCCACCAACCATCTGATCCGCTACGCCATGAGCAACAGAATCGGCTCCATCCACA GTGGTCTTCCGGAGCAGAACCCGTGTTTCACCGGCAGACACGGCTGTGACAACAACGCCATGTGCCGACCAGGTGAAGGCCTCCAGTTCACCTGCGAATGTTCTACTGGTTTCACTGGAGACGGACGCAACTGCCAAG ACATCGACGAGTGCAGAGAGACTCCTCAGATCTGTGGATACAATGCCGTCTGCAGTAATCAGCCAGGAACTTTCCGCTGTGAGTGTTTGACCGGCTTCGTGTTCGCCAACGACGGAAGGACCTGCATCG AGGAGAACCATCCAGTGGATCACTGTCGGAGAGGAAGTCATGACTGCGATGTTCCTGAAAGAGCTCTGTGCAGCTACACCGGCGGCTCGGCCTATGTCTGCTCCTGCTTGCCGGGGTTCGTGGGTGACGGCCGGGTGTGTCGGG ATGTAGACGAGTGTCAGCAGGAACGATGCCACCGCGACGCCATCTGCTCCAACACACAGGGCTCATACACCTGCCAGTGCCGCCCCGGTTTCCATGGTGACGGCTTCCAGTGCATTGCCTCAG AACACGAGAAGACCCTGTGTGAGCGTCACCGAGAGAGCGCCCAGACTTCCACTTCTGGCTCCAGCCTCTTCTCGCTCTTCCGTCCTCGGCCGGCCATCGGTCAGTATGTCCCTCAGTGTGACCGACACGGAGCCTACGAGCCCACGCAGTGCCACACCAGCATCGGACAGTGCTGGTGCGTGGATGCCAACGGCCAGGAGATCCCCAACACTCGCACCGGACCAGGCAGCACCCCTCTGT GTATCAACCAGGCGGTGACCCCTACTCCGGTGGGTCCGACCCCGCGGCCTGACGTTCACCCTGTTGCTCCAGGAACACACCTGCTGTTCGCTCAGAGTGGGAAGATTGAACGTGTTCCTCTGGATGGATACAACATAAAAAAGGAGGAGGCCAAACCTCTGCTGCACGTCCCC GACCGGGTGGTGATCGCCGTGGCCTACGACTGTGTGGAGAAGATGGTTTACTGGACTGACATCACTGGGCCGGCTATCAGCAAGGCCAGACTGAGTGGAGGAGATGTCATTCCGGTCGTCACTAAAG ACCTCCAGAGTCCTGAAGGCATCGCCATCGACCACGTGGCCCGCCTCCTCTTCTGGACCGACTCCATGCGTGACACCGTGGAGGTTTCCAAACTGGACGGCAGCCAGCGGCGAGTCCTGTTCGACACCGATCTGATCAACCCTCGACCCATCGTCACCAACCCGGCGTACGG GCGGCTGTACTGGGCAGACTGGAACAGAGACGGTCCTAAAATTGAGATGTCCAACATGGACGGGACGGAGCGGACCGTCCTGGTGAAAGATGACCTGGGGCTTCCCAACggtctgacctttgacctcgaAGACCAACAGCTGTGCTGGGCCGACGCAG GGACTCGTAAGGTGGAGTGTATGGATCCTCACCGCAGGCGGAGGAGGCAGATCGTTGAAGGGATCCAGTATCCCTTCGCTCTCGTCTCCTTCGGGAGGAACCTTTACTACACCGACTGGAGGAG GGAGGCGGTGGTCGCTGTCGACCGTCACTCAGACAAAGAGACTGAAGAGTTTCTGCCACAGAAACGCTCTCGGCTGTACGGCATCACCACGACAACGACACAGTGTCCACAAG
- the LOC126389798 gene encoding nidogen-1-like isoform X1 encodes MSPRSRSWLWVWSCLLSLGVVTRALDLEELFEFGGEAGDEQLLPGSDSTAELALNGSLFFFGDTFDKVYINTNGFVSVVKPPAEEDYLGKMPASFKMIAVLLGDMDSDRQGKVHFRWDGSPEVLSRAAKIIKRAFPRDEGVEPSGITIVTWENMSARGTSGRGDGPDTKRNTFQLVLVTMASSSCAILLYPQGGLQFLSTSIGGESKVLETGFNEGMVAGWFSSSQGTYFRSTTDEETSIRELTEKTNSGQNGVWVYEIGSSPFFFAITPGLVTSLPEEENATEPPVTMLPGQPEEPQLVPEEKDEFPTETPNEYQPSYPEAETVTPGFIESETEEPDYPEYPESETVTPPYTNPERAQPRYPDPSEPRYPDQIKTGYPVSEPLQPRYTVPEPTEPRYSPVEPRYPDPAQPYSPVEPRYPDPAQPYSPVEPRYPDPAQPYSPVEPRYPDPAQPRYTNREPVQPVPPHSRPQQPQIVVVDEDLDVNVYAYNSETCAHNSHKCAAFADCRDYSKGYCCHCRPGYYGNGKDCVAEGKPQRMNGKVNGRVFVGNSPRPEELSNNDLHSYVVPNDGRAYVAISNISDGLGPSLLPLSSLGGIIGWAFALEQPGYKNGFSLIGGVFSRRAEVFFQPGDERLTITQQFKGIDEHDHLVVSTELEGRLPAIPLGSSVQINPYKEIYQYDRNLITSSSNREYTITSPNGEVQTRTYQWRQTVSFQSCPHDEASGATPSTQQLSVDQIFVMYDSTNHLIRYAMSNRIGSIHSGLPEQNPCFTGRHGCDNNAMCRPGEGLQFTCECSTGFTGDGRNCQDIDECRETPQICGYNAVCSNQPGTFRCECLTGFVFANDGRTCIEENHPVDHCRRGSHDCDVPERALCSYTGGSAYVCSCLPGFVGDGRVCRDVDECQQERCHRDAICSNTQGSYTCQCRPGFHGDGFQCIASEHEKTLCERHRESAQTSTSGSSLFSLFRPRPAIGQYVPQCDRHGAYEPTQCHTSIGQCWCVDANGQEIPNTRTGPGSTPLCINQAVTPTPVGPTPRPDVHPVAPGTHLLFAQSGKIERVPLDGYNIKKEEAKPLLHVPDRVVIAVAYDCVEKMVYWTDITGPAISKARLSGGDVIPVVTKDLQSPEGIAIDHVARLLFWTDSMRDTVEVSKLDGSQRRVLFDTDLINPRPIVTNPAYGRLYWADWNRDGPKIEMSNMDGTERTVLVKDDLGLPNGLTFDLEDQQLCWADAGTRKVECMDPHRRRRRQIVEGIQYPFALVSFGRNLYYTDWRREAVVAVDRHSDKETEEFLPQKRSRLYGITTTTTQCPQVYNYCSNNGGCSHLCLPRLGGFTCRCPDANDGQCVERNL; translated from the exons ATGAGTCCCCGGTCCCGGAGCTGGTTGTGGGTCTGGTCGTGCTTGCTGAGCCTGGGTGTCGTGACCCGGGCTCTGGACCTGGAGGAGCTGTTCGAGTTCGGAGGAGAAGCCGGAGATGAGCAGCTGCTGCCCGGCTCGGACTCCACCGCCGAGCTGGCTCTCAACGGATCTCTGTTCTTCTTCGGCGACACCTTCGACAAAGTTTAC ATCAATACGAATGGATTTGTGTCTGTTGTGAAGCCTCCGGCTGAGGAGGACTATCTGGGGAAGATGCCCGCCAGTTTCAAAATGATTGCAGTGTTGCTGGGAGACATGGACAGTGACAGACAGGGGAAGGTCCACTTCAGGTGGGATGGCAGCCCAGAGGTACTGAGTCGAGCCGCCAAGATCATCAAACGAGCTTTCCCCAGAGACGAAGGAGTGGAGCCCAGTGGCATCACCATCGTCACCTGGGAGAACATGAGCGCCCGGGGGACGTCTGGACGAGGGGATGGACCGGACACTAAG AGAAACACTTTCCAGCTGGTTTTGGTCACCATGGCGTCGTCCTCCTGCGCCATCCTCCTGTACCCCCAAGGCGGCCTGCAGTTTCTCTCCACATCAATAGGGGGCGAGAGTAAGGTCCTGGAGACCGGTTTCAATGAAGGCATGGTGGCCGGCTGGTTCAGCTCCTCACAGGGAACGTACTTCCGCAGCACCACTGATGAAGAGACCTCCATCAGGGAACTTACTGA GAAGACAAACTCAGGACAGAATGGTGTTTGGGTGTACGAGATCGGCTCCTCGCCATTCTTTTTCGCCATTACGCCAGGGCTGGTTACCAGTCTACCTGAGGAGGAGAATGCCACCGAACCTCCTGTGACCATGTTGCCAGGTCAACCTGAGGAACCCCAGCTGGTACCGGAAGAAAAGGACGAGTTCCCAACTGAGACTCCCAATGAGTACCAACCCAGTTACCCAGAAGCTGAGACCGTCACACCAGGGTTTATCGAATCGGAGACCGAAGAACCAGATTACCCAGAATACCCTGAATCTGAGACTGTCACGCCACCCTACACCAACCCTGAGAGGGCTCAACCGAGGTACCCAGACCCATCAGAGCCGAGATACCCTGACCAAATAAAGACAGGATACCCAGTCTCTGAGCCTTTGCAACCAAGATACACCGTCCCTGAACCCACTGAGCCTAGGTACTCTCCAGTCGAGCCAAGGTACCCTGATCCAGCCCAACCATACTCTCCAGTTGAGCCAAGGTACCCTGATCCAGCCCAACCATACTCTCCAGTCGAGCCAAGGTACCCTGATCCAGCCCAACCATACTCTCCAGTCGAGCCAAGGTACCCTGATCCTGCCCAACCGCGGTACACCAACCGCGAACCAGTCCAACCAGTGCCGCCCCATTCCAGGCCCCAGCAACCACAAATCGTTGTGGTAGACGAAGATCTCGATGTGAATG TGTATGCGTACAATTCTGAGACGTGCGCCCACAACAGCCACAAATGCGCAGCTTTTGCTGACTGCCGGGATTACAGCAAGGGGTACTGCTGCCATTGCAGGCCTGGTTACTACGGTAACGGAAAGGACTGTGTTGCAGAAG GAAAACCACAGAGGATGAACGGAAAAGTGAACGGTCGAGTGTTCGTGGGGAACTCGCCCCGGCCTGAGGAGCTCAGTAACAACGACTTGCACTCGTATGTGGTACCCAATGATGGACGGGCCTACGTGGCCATCAGCAACATTTCTGACGGCCTGGGACCCTCCCTGCTGCCGCTGTCCTCCCTGGGGGGAATCATCGGCTGGGCCTTTGCCCTGGAGCAGCCCGGCTACAAGAACGGCTTCAGTCTCATCG GTGGCGTGTTTTCTCGGCGGGCCGAGGTGTTCTTCCAGCCTGGTGATGAGCGTCTGACCATCACGCAGCAGTTTAAAGGAATTGACGAACACGACCATCTGGTGGTTAGCACTGAACTGGAGGGACGTCTGCCCGCCATACCGCTGGGATCCTCTGTCCAGATCAACCCATACAAGGAGATCTACCAGTACGACAGAAACT TGATCACTTCCTCCTCCAACCGAGAGTACACCATCACCTCCCCTAATGGCGAAGTGCAGACCAGAACCTACCAGTGGCGTCAGACTGTCTCCTTCCAGAGCTGCCCGCATGATGAGGCCAGCGGGGCGACACCGTCCACCCAGCAGCTCAGCGTGGACCAGATCTTTGTGATGTACGATTCCACCAACCATCTGATCCGCTACGCCATGAGCAACAGAATCGGCTCCATCCACA GTGGTCTTCCGGAGCAGAACCCGTGTTTCACCGGCAGACACGGCTGTGACAACAACGCCATGTGCCGACCAGGTGAAGGCCTCCAGTTCACCTGCGAATGTTCTACTGGTTTCACTGGAGACGGACGCAACTGCCAAG ACATCGACGAGTGCAGAGAGACTCCTCAGATCTGTGGATACAATGCCGTCTGCAGTAATCAGCCAGGAACTTTCCGCTGTGAGTGTTTGACCGGCTTCGTGTTCGCCAACGACGGAAGGACCTGCATCG AGGAGAACCATCCAGTGGATCACTGTCGGAGAGGAAGTCATGACTGCGATGTTCCTGAAAGAGCTCTGTGCAGCTACACCGGCGGCTCGGCCTATGTCTGCTCCTGCTTGCCGGGGTTCGTGGGTGACGGCCGGGTGTGTCGGG ATGTAGACGAGTGTCAGCAGGAACGATGCCACCGCGACGCCATCTGCTCCAACACACAGGGCTCATACACCTGCCAGTGCCGCCCCGGTTTCCATGGTGACGGCTTCCAGTGCATTGCCTCAG AACACGAGAAGACCCTGTGTGAGCGTCACCGAGAGAGCGCCCAGACTTCCACTTCTGGCTCCAGCCTCTTCTCGCTCTTCCGTCCTCGGCCGGCCATCGGTCAGTATGTCCCTCAGTGTGACCGACACGGAGCCTACGAGCCCACGCAGTGCCACACCAGCATCGGACAGTGCTGGTGCGTGGATGCCAACGGCCAGGAGATCCCCAACACTCGCACCGGACCAGGCAGCACCCCTCTGT GTATCAACCAGGCGGTGACCCCTACTCCGGTGGGTCCGACCCCGCGGCCTGACGTTCACCCTGTTGCTCCAGGAACACACCTGCTGTTCGCTCAGAGTGGGAAGATTGAACGTGTTCCTCTGGATGGATACAACATAAAAAAGGAGGAGGCCAAACCTCTGCTGCACGTCCCC GACCGGGTGGTGATCGCCGTGGCCTACGACTGTGTGGAGAAGATGGTTTACTGGACTGACATCACTGGGCCGGCTATCAGCAAGGCCAGACTGAGTGGAGGAGATGTCATTCCGGTCGTCACTAAAG ACCTCCAGAGTCCTGAAGGCATCGCCATCGACCACGTGGCCCGCCTCCTCTTCTGGACCGACTCCATGCGTGACACCGTGGAGGTTTCCAAACTGGACGGCAGCCAGCGGCGAGTCCTGTTCGACACCGATCTGATCAACCCTCGACCCATCGTCACCAACCCGGCGTACGG GCGGCTGTACTGGGCAGACTGGAACAGAGACGGTCCTAAAATTGAGATGTCCAACATGGACGGGACGGAGCGGACCGTCCTGGTGAAAGATGACCTGGGGCTTCCCAACggtctgacctttgacctcgaAGACCAACAGCTGTGCTGGGCCGACGCAG GGACTCGTAAGGTGGAGTGTATGGATCCTCACCGCAGGCGGAGGAGGCAGATCGTTGAAGGGATCCAGTATCCCTTCGCTCTCGTCTCCTTCGGGAGGAACCTTTACTACACCGACTGGAGGAG GGAGGCGGTGGTCGCTGTCGACCGTCACTCAGACAAAGAGACTGAAGAGTTTCTGCCACAGAAACGCTCTCGGCTGTACGGCATCACCACGACAACGACACAGTGTCCACAAG